ATCGCTGGGCCCGCGAGGGCAAGCTGCCGCACATCAAGCTGCCGTCCGGCCTGAAGCGGTTCCCCCGCGACGGCGTGGAGGCGATGCTGCGCGGCGAGCAGCCGGCCGGATCGGTCGACGCGGCATGAAGACCACCCAGTACGTACGGCAGGAGCGCGCCATCTCGGCCGCCGACTCGGGAGGCATCCGGGAGCGGTGGTTGTGGGGCCTGCGGCTCCTGCGCGATCCGGAAGCCATGTCGTCGGAGAAGTCACTTCGGCACGGCGTCGCGGATCAGCTCATCGCGGCGGCCGGCAAGGACGCCCGGGGTCGGAACCGGCTCGGCGAGCAAGAGATTCAGCGCCGCCTGCGGTGCGCTCGGGCCTACAAGACGGAGGCCGAAATCCGTGCGGCGCTCACGGATTTCGGGACCTGGGACGAGCTGGCTCGCGCCGGGTTCCCGGCCTACGAGGCGCCGGAGGGTGAGCCGCCGGCCGACCACCGGACCGAGGCCGAGCGGGAGCGCGACGCCGCTCGGGCGCTGCTCGACCTGATCGGCGAACAGGGTGCGCTGTTCCCCGCGAGCGACTTCGAGCCGACGACCACGCCGCTGAAGGACCTGAAGGCGTACGCGGACGAGATGGAAGAGCTGACCGGGCGGTTCGTGGAGCGGGACCGGAAGCGGCGCGCGTACCTGGACAGCTTGATCGCGGCGGTTGACGGCGATCTGGGCGCGACGTGGCAGGAGGCGCAAGAGCGCCTGGACTCCAAGGCAGCCGCGTGAACGCCCGGGGCACCCGCCGTCCGCGCGGCCGGTCCACCCGCAGCCGGGGCTGGAACATCCGCCAGTCGCCGATGCCCGGGTGGAACTCGCCCGCCGGCCCGCCGCCGGCCAGTCCGGTCCCCGGCACCGGTAGCGGCTGCCGCCGCTCGGCCGCCGTCGTCATCGCCGTGATGTTTGTGCTGCTGGTCGCGCCGGGCGTGGCCATCACCGCCGCCGCATACCTGATCTGACCCCGCCACCCCGAAGGAGTAGCGCGCCGTGTACCAGGCCATCGGACCGATCACCGCTCGTCTGCTGGTCGAGCACGGCGACCGGGCCGAGTCCTGCGCCGCCTGGTGGCCGCCGCGTCTGCACCCCGCGTACGCCCGTCCGGCCGCTGACGGCTGGCACTGCGGGCGCCCGTACTCCCCGGCCGGTCCGTCCATCGAGTTCGCCGCTCGTCAGTCACCGGACCGGTCGGGGTCCACCGTCGCGGCGACCGCCGCCGCCTGAAGGAGAAGCCGTGTTCGCACCGTGGATCGCGCTGGTCCTGGCCGCCGTGTACGTCGTCGCCGGCATCGTCGCCATCCGGAACCGGAACCGGCCGGAGATCGAGGCGCGGGCACTGGCCGTCGCGCTGCCGCTGGCCGCCGTGTCGGCCGTGCACTACGCGATGGCGGCGGCGTGGCTGTCGGCCGTGCTGATCGCCGGAGTCGCCGTCGTGGACGCCGTGTTCCTCATCCGTGCTCGGCGCCGGGCGTACGCCCGCGAGCTGGAGCAGATCCGCAACCGCTGACGCAAGACGGTCCGGGCGCTCTGACCCGCCCGGACCGCGACCCCCAACCCTCCCTACGAAAGGACCGGGGACATGCCCGAGACCGTACC
Above is a genomic segment from Micromonospora sp. WMMD1102 containing:
- a CDS encoding helix-turn-helix domain-containing protein; the protein is MTQLPDLLTVAEVAEAARVSDETVHRWAREGKLPHIKLPSGLKRFPRDGVEAMLRGEQPAGSVDAA